The Streptomyces achromogenes DNA segment CGCCCGCATCGCCGGCCGCGGCATGAGCGCGCTGGAGCCGCAGGCCTTCGGCTACGCCCCGGTCGAAGCCGCGAACCGTGCGCTGGCCCGGGCCGGGATCGGCTGGGACCGGGTGGGCGCGGTCGAGCTCAACGAAGCCTTCGCGGTGCAGTCGCTCGCCTGCCTCGACGCGTGGAAGGTCGACCCCGCCCTCGTCAACCAGAAGGGAGGCGCCATCGCGATCGGGCACCCGCTGGGCGCCTCGGGCGGCCGCGTCCTCGCCACCCTGGCCAAGGTGCTGCGCGAGACCCGGCAGCGCTACGGTGTCGCGGCCGTCTGCATCGGGGTCGGCCAGGGCCTGGCCGTCGTGCTCGAGAACTGCGGCGTCACGGAGGAGACCCGGTGAGCCGGGCGGACATCGTCGACAGCACCGACGCCGCGGTCGCCGGGATCGAGGACGGGTCCACGGTCCTCGTCGGTGGCTTCGGCCTGGCCGGGATGCCGTTCGACCTGATCGACGCGCTCATCCGGCAGGGGGCGAAGGACCTCACGATCGTGTCCAACAACGCGGGCAACGGTGACGTCGGGCTGGCCGCGCTGCTGGCCGCCGGCCGGGTGCGCAAGGTGCTCTGCTCCTTTCCGCGCCAGGCCGACTCCTGGGTCTTCGACGGCCTCTACCGCGCGGGAAAGATCGAGCTGGAGGTCGTGCCGCAGGGCAATCTCGCCGAGCGGATGCGTGCGGCCGGGGCCGGCATCGGCGCGTTCTACTGCCCGACCGCGGTCGGCACACCGCTCGCCGAGGGCAAGGAGGTCCGCGAGATCGACGGCCGCACGTACCTGCTGGAGTACCCCGTCAAGGGCGACTACGCACTGATCGGCGCGCACCTCGCGGACACGTTGGGCAACCTCGTCTACCGCAAGACCGCCCGCAACTTCGGACCGGTCATGGCCACGGCCGCGACGACGACCATCGTCCAGGTCGACGAGATCGTCGCGCCCGGGACACTCGACCCCGAGGCCGTCGTCACGCCGTCCATCTACGTCGACCGGGTCGTCCAGGTGGCGGCCCGTCGCTACACCGTCCAGGGGGCACGATGACCACCGCGCCAAGCGATCAGGCCGGCGCCGACCACCGGCTCTCGATGGACGAACTGGCAGCCGTCATCGCCCGGGACATCCCGGCCGGCGCGTTCGTCAACCTCGGCATCGGCCAGCCCACCA contains these protein-coding regions:
- a CDS encoding 3-oxoacid CoA-transferase subunit A, producing MSRADIVDSTDAAVAGIEDGSTVLVGGFGLAGMPFDLIDALIRQGAKDLTIVSNNAGNGDVGLAALLAAGRVRKVLCSFPRQADSWVFDGLYRAGKIELEVVPQGNLAERMRAAGAGIGAFYCPTAVGTPLAEGKEVREIDGRTYLLEYPVKGDYALIGAHLADTLGNLVYRKTARNFGPVMATAATTTIVQVDEIVAPGTLDPEAVVTPSIYVDRVVQVAARRYTVQGAR